In Actinoplanes lobatus, the DNA window TTCATGGCGAAGCGGGCCGGTGCCGAGGTGCGGGTGCTGGACGGGGCGTCGCACCTGCTGTTCGTGTCGCGGCCGGGGGAGACGGTGGCGTTCATCGAGGATGCCGCCCGTGAGTCGGTCGGGTGATCCGGTAGATCGGCGGTCTTTCCGGCCAGGGCCACGCGGAACCTCCGCCGGCCGCTAGGCACGAGTGGTATGCCTACCTCTTCGGCGTTCACAAAAGGTAAATGCCGGACTATTAGGAGGAATGCCATGTCCAAGCGGCTGATGTTCAGGGCGGCGACCGTTTCGGTGAGTCTCGCGGTGACCGCGCTGATCGGTTCCGCGCCGGCGCATGCCGGTGAGGGCAGCTACCACTGCGGCGTGCTCGTCTACGGCGCGATCGAGGACAAGTACCTGTCACTCAACGCGCAGAACGGCAAACTCGGGTGTCCCACGACGACGGAGGCGGACGCGGCGGGCGGCGGCCGGCAGCAGTGGTTCAAAGGCGGAAGCGTGTTCTGGCATCCGCGGACCGGGGCGCACGTCGTGTGGGGCGCGATCCTCGGGAAGTGGGTGCAGTACGGGCGCGAGAGCGGCTACGGCTACCCGCTCACCGATGAGCTGACCACACCTGACCGCGTCGGCCGGTACAACCACTTCGAGCGCGGCGGTTCGATCTACTGGACGCCGGCGACCGGAGCGCACACCGTCTACGGC includes these proteins:
- a CDS encoding LGFP repeat-containing protein, which translates into the protein MSKRLMFRAATVSVSLAVTALIGSAPAHAGEGSYHCGVLVYGAIEDKYLSLNAQNGKLGCPTTTEADAAGGGRQQWFKGGSVFWHPRTGAHVVWGAILGKWVQYGRESGYGYPLTDELTTPDRVGRYNHFERGGSIYWTPATGAHTVYGAIRGEWAAKGWERSCLRYPIADEADTPGGGGRYQLFQGGSMYWTPNGGAHSTC